A window from Acidimicrobiia bacterium encodes these proteins:
- the plsY gene encoding glycerol-3-phosphate 1-O-acyltransferase PlsY, translated as MRDGVVVGLLVPLAYLLGTLPSAEIAARRRGIDITAAGSGNPGASNTFRVLGWRSGVLVFALDAAKGGIAAGVGLLVADGHVGAYVLGIAAIIGHTFPITRHFKGGRGVATGAGVLFVIFPLLTLASGVVWFVIVRLTHKASLASIVVVIMFPIAVALAGHPAGDVTVIAAVAVLVVARHASNLKRLFRGEELGLDPGTRDDTGTRDDSGN; from the coding sequence ATGCGTGACGGCGTCGTTGTCGGCTTGCTGGTACCGCTGGCGTACCTGCTCGGAACCTTGCCGAGCGCCGAGATCGCCGCGCGGCGCCGAGGCATCGACATCACGGCGGCCGGATCGGGGAATCCGGGGGCGTCGAACACCTTCCGGGTCCTCGGGTGGCGGTCGGGGGTGCTCGTGTTCGCGCTCGACGCGGCCAAGGGCGGCATCGCCGCCGGTGTCGGTCTCCTCGTCGCCGACGGCCACGTCGGCGCGTACGTGCTCGGGATCGCGGCGATCATCGGGCACACGTTCCCGATCACCCGCCACTTCAAGGGTGGCCGTGGTGTGGCGACGGGCGCGGGCGTCCTGTTTGTGATCTTCCCGTTGCTGACGCTCGCGAGCGGCGTGGTCTGGTTCGTCATCGTGCGCCTCACGCACAAGGCGTCGCTCGCGTCGATCGTGGTGGTGATCATGTTCCCGATCGCGGTCGCGTTGGCGGGCCACCCGGCGGGTGACGTCACCGTGATCGCCGCGGTCGCGGTGCTCGTCGTTGCCCGTCACGCGTCGAACCTCAAGCGGCTGTTCCGCGGCGAGGAGCTCGGGCTCGACCCCGGCACCCGTGACGACACGGGCACCCGCGACGACTCTGGCAACTGA
- a CDS encoding TldD/PmbA family protein translates to MRPAPSPLRSVDLLELGRSVAGAARTGEEIEAYVVRSRDVDVNAFNGEVESLATAEIEGVGVRVIVDGRQGYAWAGSLDPEVVADTLADARDNAGFGAPDEFYGLVTPDEFAGIEATELDLFREELLSVPTSDKVALAIELEAATKAVDPRIRGLRSASYGDAAAESAVVNSHGVEVSTRRTVCSCSAYAMAGDGDDTQTGGGYSVGRAFGDLDLNEAAHDAAERAVRLLGAKQPASRRLPVVLDPQVTRSFISLIGSALSAEAIQKGRSMFVAREGEEVAAPGVTLVDDPTLADAFGAASYDAEGVPTRPLGLIGRGRLDAFLHNVYTARRGATTTTGSAVRGGFKSPPGVGARALHLVPGELSPEEILASVPEALFVQSVSGLHSGTNPVSGDFSVGAEGLMVRGGEFAEPVREITIASTLQRMLHDIVHIGSDLEWLPGGAAGMTLLLGEMSVAGR, encoded by the coding sequence ATGAGGCCGGCTCCTTCCCCGCTGAGAAGCGTCGACCTGCTCGAGCTCGGGCGTTCCGTCGCCGGCGCCGCACGCACGGGCGAGGAGATCGAGGCGTACGTGGTGCGGTCGCGCGACGTCGATGTGAACGCCTTCAACGGCGAGGTCGAGTCGCTCGCAACCGCGGAGATCGAGGGAGTCGGCGTGCGCGTGATCGTCGACGGCCGGCAAGGGTACGCGTGGGCAGGATCGCTCGATCCCGAGGTCGTCGCCGACACGCTCGCCGACGCCCGCGACAACGCGGGGTTCGGCGCCCCGGACGAGTTCTACGGCTTGGTGACGCCCGACGAATTCGCCGGGATCGAAGCAACCGAGCTCGACCTGTTCCGCGAGGAGCTCCTCTCGGTGCCCACGTCCGACAAAGTCGCGCTCGCGATCGAGCTCGAAGCCGCGACCAAGGCCGTCGACCCGCGCATCCGCGGTCTCCGGTCCGCTTCGTACGGCGACGCCGCCGCCGAGAGCGCCGTCGTGAACTCCCACGGCGTGGAGGTCTCCACGCGGCGCACGGTGTGCTCCTGCTCCGCATACGCGATGGCGGGCGACGGCGACGACACGCAGACCGGCGGCGGCTACTCGGTCGGCCGTGCGTTCGGCGATCTCGACCTGAACGAGGCTGCGCACGACGCGGCCGAGCGCGCCGTGCGATTGCTGGGTGCCAAGCAGCCGGCATCTCGCCGCTTGCCCGTCGTGCTCGATCCACAGGTGACGCGCTCCTTCATCTCGTTGATCGGCTCGGCCCTTTCCGCCGAGGCGATCCAGAAGGGGCGCTCGATGTTCGTCGCGCGCGAGGGCGAGGAGGTCGCCGCGCCGGGTGTGACCCTCGTCGACGACCCCACGCTCGCGGACGCGTTCGGCGCCGCCAGCTACGACGCCGAAGGTGTGCCCACGCGGCCGCTCGGGCTCATCGGGCGCGGCCGCCTCGACGCGTTCCTGCACAACGTGTACACGGCCCGCCGCGGCGCGACCACCACCACGGGGTCGGCGGTGAGAGGCGGGTTCAAGTCGCCGCCGGGCGTGGGGGCACGTGCGTTGCATCTGGTGCCGGGGGAGCTTTCTCCCGAGGAGATCCTCGCCTCGGTGCCCGAGGCGCTCTTCGTGCAGTCGGTCAGCGGCCTGCATTCCGGTACCAATCCGGTGAGCGGCGACTTCTCCGTGGGTGCCGAAGGGCTCATGGTGCGCGGCGGCGAGTTCGCCGAACCGGTGCGCGAGATCACGATCGCGTCCACGCTCCAGCGAATGCTGCACGACATCGTGCACATCGGCTCCGACCTCGAGTGGCTCCCCGGTGGTGCCGCGGGGATGACTCTGCTCCTCGGCGAGATGTCGGTCGCCGGCCGCTGA
- a CDS encoding cobalamin-binding protein: protein MKIVSLIPSATEIVFALGLGDSLDGVTFECDYPPDARTKPVVSGTALPTDESLTAKQIDDAVSARVAEGEAIYTLDAARIRDIQPDLILAQDLCQVCAVPSGAVEAALEVLGCRADVISLDPSTLDEVIDCIAVVGDATGTGARARVLVDELRSRVGVVSRAVGQHHRPRTFALEWSDPPFSGGHWVPDMIDAAGGTSVLAVTGEQSRRLAWDEVAEAAPDIAVFMPCGYGFDQAVEEGRYLLDVPALAHAEHIFAADANALFSRPGPRLVDGVEALAWALHPRAFRAPPPGVITALR, encoded by the coding sequence ATGAAGATCGTCTCGTTGATTCCGTCGGCGACGGAGATCGTGTTCGCGCTCGGGCTCGGCGACTCGCTCGACGGGGTGACCTTCGAGTGCGACTACCCGCCCGATGCGCGCACCAAGCCGGTGGTGTCCGGGACGGCGCTTCCGACCGACGAGTCACTCACCGCGAAGCAGATCGATGACGCGGTGAGTGCGCGCGTTGCCGAGGGCGAGGCGATCTACACACTCGACGCGGCGCGCATTCGCGACATCCAGCCCGATCTGATCCTCGCCCAGGACCTGTGCCAGGTGTGCGCGGTGCCATCCGGTGCGGTGGAAGCGGCCCTCGAGGTGCTCGGCTGTCGTGCCGACGTGATCTCGCTCGATCCGTCGACGCTCGACGAGGTCATCGACTGCATTGCGGTCGTGGGGGATGCCACTGGCACCGGTGCACGGGCTCGCGTGCTCGTCGACGAGCTGCGCTCTCGCGTCGGGGTTGTGAGCCGCGCCGTCGGGCAGCACCACCGACCGCGCACGTTCGCGCTCGAGTGGTCGGACCCGCCGTTCAGCGGGGGTCACTGGGTGCCCGACATGATCGACGCCGCCGGTGGAACGTCCGTACTCGCGGTCACGGGTGAGCAGTCGCGCCGGCTCGCGTGGGACGAAGTCGCCGAGGCGGCGCCCGACATCGCCGTGTTCATGCCGTGTGGCTACGGGTTCGACCAAGCCGTCGAAGAGGGCCGCTACCTCCTCGATGTACCCGCGCTCGCGCACGCGGAGCACATCTTCGCGGCGGATGCGAACGCGTTGTTCTCCCGGCCGGGGCCACGGCTCGTCGACGGCGTGGAAGCGCTCGCATGGGCGCTGCACCCGCGCGCGTTTCGCGCGCCACCTCCCGGTGTGATCACGGCGCTGCGGTAG
- a CDS encoding FmdB family zinc ribbon protein has translation MPTYVYECAKCGEELEAWQSFSDDPLKKHPGCGGKLAKVMQPVGIVFKGSGFNRTDSRNGSKRSRSDGSGDTKDSTSEKSEKSEKSEKSEKSEQSGTSTKADPKADSSSGNGAKKSSDTKQPSSPKESSTSSTTSR, from the coding sequence ATGCCTACCTACGTCTACGAGTGCGCGAAATGCGGTGAGGAGCTCGAGGCGTGGCAGTCGTTCTCCGACGATCCGCTGAAGAAGCACCCCGGATGCGGCGGCAAGCTCGCCAAGGTCATGCAGCCCGTCGGCATCGTGTTCAAGGGTTCGGGCTTCAACCGCACCGACAGCCGGAACGGAAGCAAGCGATCCCGCTCCGACGGATCGGGTGACACCAAAGACTCCACCTCGGAGAAGTCCGAGAAATCGGAGAAATCCGAGAAGTCCGAGAAGTCCGAGCAATCCGGCACGTCGACGAAGGCAGATCCGAAGGCCGACTCGTCCTCGGGCAACGGCGCGAAGAAGTCGTCCGACACGAAGCAGCCATCGAGCCCCAAAGAGTCCTCGACGTCGAGCACCACGTCGAGGTAG
- a CDS encoding TldD/PmbA family protein has product MIEESVLSRTLHTALRDGGDFAEVFAEDRRVATARLDDAKVEELVSGRERGAGIRVVRGDTTGYAHTADLSEQGLSAAALAAAAAARGAPGETHVVALERRAVERPHDVRILPETVEKARKAEVLERADHAARAESDSIRQVTASYADARRRILVANSDGLLVEDDAVRTRFGVSCVAVADTGMQTGFEAPGRSIGFEYFDEIDPEEVARTAAQRALTMLRARPAPAGKLPVVLKRGAGGVLFHEACGHGLEADLVEKDWSVFAGRVGDLVASPLITLVDDGSYAREWGTFAIDDEGAPAQRNVLIEDGVLTNYMWDLLRARKVGRASSGNGRRETYQHLPMVRMTNTFLLVGDDDPDAIIRDTPHGLYCVALGGGQVNTATGDFVFGITEAYMIENGDITEPVRAAQLIGNGPETLRLVDAVGSDFDTWAGTCGKDGQGVPVSSGQPTLRVRELTVGGTAG; this is encoded by the coding sequence GTGATCGAGGAATCGGTTCTCTCACGCACGCTGCATACGGCGCTCCGCGACGGTGGCGACTTCGCCGAGGTGTTCGCCGAGGATCGCCGGGTGGCCACTGCCCGCCTCGACGACGCGAAGGTGGAGGAGCTCGTGTCGGGCCGCGAGCGCGGGGCCGGTATCCGCGTGGTCCGGGGCGACACCACCGGATACGCGCACACCGCCGATTTGAGCGAGCAGGGGTTGAGCGCAGCCGCCCTCGCTGCCGCAGCGGCAGCTCGCGGTGCGCCGGGCGAGACGCACGTCGTCGCGCTCGAGCGCCGGGCGGTGGAACGACCTCACGACGTACGCATTCTGCCGGAGACCGTCGAGAAGGCGCGCAAGGCTGAAGTGCTCGAGCGTGCCGACCACGCCGCTCGTGCCGAGAGCGACTCGATCCGCCAGGTGACCGCGTCGTACGCTGACGCTCGGCGCCGGATCCTCGTCGCCAACTCCGACGGCCTGCTCGTCGAGGACGACGCGGTGCGCACCCGCTTCGGTGTGAGCTGCGTCGCCGTTGCCGACACGGGCATGCAGACGGGCTTCGAAGCGCCGGGACGCAGCATCGGGTTCGAGTACTTCGACGAGATCGACCCCGAAGAAGTCGCGCGCACCGCCGCCCAACGCGCGCTCACGATGCTTCGTGCCCGCCCCGCGCCCGCCGGCAAGCTGCCCGTCGTGCTCAAGCGCGGCGCGGGCGGCGTGCTGTTCCACGAAGCGTGTGGGCACGGCCTCGAGGCCGACCTCGTCGAGAAAGACTGGTCGGTGTTCGCCGGACGCGTCGGCGATCTCGTCGCGTCGCCATTGATCACGCTCGTCGACGACGGATCGTACGCACGCGAGTGGGGAACGTTCGCGATCGACGACGAGGGTGCACCCGCACAGCGCAACGTGCTCATCGAGGACGGCGTCCTCACCAATTACATGTGGGACCTCTTGCGGGCGCGGAAGGTTGGTCGTGCGAGCAGCGGGAACGGCCGGCGCGAGACCTACCAGCATCTGCCGATGGTGCGGATGACCAACACGTTTCTACTCGTTGGGGACGACGATCCCGACGCGATCATCCGCGACACGCCGCACGGCCTCTACTGCGTCGCGCTCGGCGGCGGTCAGGTGAACACCGCCACCGGCGACTTCGTGTTCGGGATCACCGAGGCCTACATGATCGAGAACGGCGACATCACCGAACCGGTGCGCGCCGCACAGCTCATCGGCAACGGTCCGGAGACGCTGCGGCTCGTCGACGCGGTCGGGTCCGACTTCGACACATGGGCCGGCACCTGTGGCAAGGACGGCCAGGGCGTGCCGGTGTCGTCGGGTCAGCCCACACTCAGGGTGCGCGAGCTCACGGTCGGCGGCACCGCCGGATGA
- a CDS encoding undecaprenyl-diphosphate phosphatase has protein sequence MSTLHAIILGIVQGLSEFLPISSSGHLILVPELLGWKDFGGNQSLEKSFDVALHLGTLLAALWYFRPDLLVYLRAALQSIRVRAVDTVDARLAWLLLLSAIPGAIAGAALESTIEQELGDPILIGINAIVFALLLEWADRAMSARDTEDFHTRDAGVMGIAQALALAPGVSRAGVTISAGRWLHFDRQAATRLSFLMSIPIIGGATLYKGAQLARDGIPSGFGSAFFWGVAASAVSGFLAIAFLLRYVRTHSFRPFVIYRIVVGIVIIVIFATGIR, from the coding sequence TTGTCCACTCTCCACGCCATCATCCTCGGGATCGTCCAGGGCCTGTCGGAGTTCCTCCCGATCTCGTCGAGCGGTCACCTCATCCTCGTCCCGGAGCTGTTGGGCTGGAAGGATTTCGGCGGGAACCAGTCGCTCGAGAAGTCGTTCGACGTCGCCCTCCACCTCGGCACGCTGCTCGCGGCACTCTGGTACTTCCGGCCCGACCTGCTCGTGTATCTGCGCGCGGCGCTGCAGTCGATCCGCGTGCGTGCCGTCGACACGGTGGACGCGCGGCTCGCCTGGCTGCTGCTCCTCTCCGCGATCCCGGGCGCGATCGCAGGCGCCGCGCTCGAGAGCACGATCGAGCAAGAGCTCGGCGATCCGATCCTCATCGGCATCAACGCGATCGTGTTCGCCCTGCTCCTCGAGTGGGCCGATCGTGCAATGTCGGCCCGCGACACGGAAGACTTCCACACGCGAGACGCGGGCGTGATGGGCATCGCACAAGCACTCGCGCTCGCGCCCGGTGTGTCACGTGCGGGTGTGACGATCTCGGCTGGGCGCTGGCTGCATTTCGACCGACAAGCCGCAACCCGGCTCTCGTTCCTCATGAGCATCCCGATCATCGGCGGTGCGACGCTCTACAAGGGCGCGCAACTCGCGCGTGACGGAATCCCGAGTGGGTTCGGGAGCGCGTTCTTCTGGGGAGTTGCCGCGTCGGCAGTCAGCGGCTTCCTGGCGATCGCGTTCCTGCTCAGGTACGTGCGGACGCACTCGTTCCGCCCGTTCGTGATCTACCGCATCGTGGTGGGGATCGTCATCATCGTGATCTTCGCGACGGGGATCCGGTGA
- a CDS encoding alpha/beta hydrolase: MAGLEAATSAFITTDDGVSLALSVTEAGSRDDAPALILVHGFGGAKEDFADHVDALARDHRVVRFDLRGHGESGAPDAPSAYSLDRLAADVLSVADSLELDQFRMLGHSMGGMVARRVVLACPGRVEALVLMDTSAGPPPGIDPELVSLGAEVARRDGMAALRQLLDEVNPLGSAAHERVEAERPGFREYGDHKWSTLSPVMWSELAMEITRQPDQLAELAALTCPTLVLVGEEDGTFVEASFLLADAVREARLVLIPDAGHSPQFENPAAWFAAVDRFFAGLA; this comes from the coding sequence ATGGCAGGGCTCGAAGCGGCGACGAGTGCGTTCATCACCACCGACGACGGCGTTTCGCTCGCGCTCTCGGTGACCGAGGCCGGGTCCCGAGACGACGCGCCGGCCCTGATCCTGGTGCACGGCTTCGGCGGCGCCAAAGAGGACTTTGCCGACCACGTCGACGCGCTGGCGCGTGACCACCGCGTGGTCCGCTTCGACCTCCGTGGCCACGGCGAGAGTGGCGCACCCGACGCGCCATCGGCCTACTCGCTCGACCGCCTGGCTGCCGACGTGCTCTCCGTGGCCGATTCGCTCGAGCTCGACCAGTTCCGGATGCTCGGGCACTCGATGGGTGGCATGGTGGCCCGCCGCGTGGTCCTCGCCTGCCCCGGCCGCGTCGAGGCGCTCGTCCTCATGGACACCTCGGCCGGGCCTCCGCCGGGCATCGATCCGGAGCTCGTGAGCTTGGGCGCCGAAGTGGCCAGGCGTGACGGGATGGCCGCGCTGCGTCAACTGCTCGACGAGGTCAACCCGTTGGGATCGGCGGCGCACGAACGAGTGGAGGCCGAGCGCCCGGGGTTCCGCGAGTACGGCGATCACAAGTGGTCCACGCTGTCGCCGGTGATGTGGAGCGAGCTCGCGATGGAGATCACCCGTCAGCCGGATCAACTGGCGGAGCTGGCTGCGCTCACGTGCCCGACACTCGTGCTCGTTGGCGAGGAGGACGGGACGTTCGTCGAGGCGTCATTTCTGCTGGCCGACGCGGTGAGGGAGGCTCGGCTGGTGCTGATCCCCGACGCCGGTCACTCACCACAGTTCGAGAATCCTGCAGCGTGGTTCGCCGCGGTCGACCGGTTCTTCGCCGGCCTTGCCTGA
- the cpaB gene encoding Flp pilus assembly protein CpaB: protein MLRRSPRALALRAAALVVAVVTAAVVASDLAALHRRAGNLGPERDAIVAAHDLAVGDTVERSDLAVRHIHQSQLPEGVARDTAGALGRVVVVPVLRGGYVAARNLAPRRRAGLDGIVPAGMRAIRVTVSGALRPRAGAAVDVLASFDARSSETSADTPATVVVAAGVLVLGTDTRASGGTGRTDALGVTLLVGRDQAERLADAQANGVLTLALVPPEEAASLPADR from the coding sequence ATGCTCCGCCGCTCTCCCCGCGCGCTCGCCCTGCGCGCTGCCGCGCTCGTGGTGGCCGTCGTCACCGCCGCCGTGGTCGCCTCCGACCTCGCCGCGCTCCACCGCCGCGCGGGCAATCTCGGGCCCGAACGCGACGCGATCGTCGCCGCCCACGACCTCGCGGTCGGCGACACCGTCGAGCGCAGTGATCTCGCGGTGCGTCACATTCATCAGTCGCAGCTTCCCGAGGGCGTCGCGCGCGACACCGCCGGTGCGCTCGGCCGCGTCGTGGTGGTTCCGGTGCTGCGCGGTGGCTATGTCGCCGCCCGCAATCTCGCGCCGCGCCGGCGCGCCGGCCTCGACGGGATCGTCCCCGCGGGGATGCGGGCGATCCGGGTCACGGTGAGCGGCGCGCTGCGGCCGCGCGCGGGCGCCGCCGTCGATGTGCTCGCGAGCTTCGACGCCCGCAGCAGTGAGACATCCGCCGACACGCCGGCGACGGTCGTGGTCGCCGCCGGCGTCCTCGTGCTGGGTACCGACACGCGCGCGAGTGGGGGCACCGGTCGGACCGACGCACTCGGCGTCACATTGCTCGTCGGTCGCGACCAGGCGGAGCGGCTCGCCGACGCGCAAGCGAACGGTGTACTCACGCTGGCGCTGGTCCCGCCCGAAGAGGCCGCGTCGCTTCCAGCCGATCGGTAA
- the glp gene encoding gephyrin-like molybdotransferase Glp, producing MIEFDEVRSAILGAVGRLAPVELESFDTLGLVLAAEVVSTGPIPPFANTAMDGYAVRAQSTVGATDDAPARLRVVGELPAGRAPTIAVGDGEAIRIMTGAPMPDGADAVVMVERTQRDGDDAVLVYQEATAGDHVRRAGGDVEPGEVVFRPGTQLGPAHLGVLASIDVGRVQVFPRARVGVLSTGDELVGSGALRPGKIRDANRPMLLALLDRAGVEAVNLGIARDDEAAMTATLEDALTRCDAVITSGGVSVGDYDYMSAALERIAADDPDDRACVSWYQVAIRPAKPLCFAFVRGRPVFGLPGNPVSSLVSFELFARPALLAMMGRTAPFRAEVIARAEHAFARKFDGKLHLDRVRVRVEDGRYVVASVGKQESNALAATALADGLVLLPDGDGVGEGDEVTVMLLD from the coding sequence GTGATCGAGTTCGACGAGGTCCGGTCCGCGATCCTCGGCGCCGTCGGCCGGCTCGCGCCCGTGGAGCTGGAGTCGTTCGACACGCTCGGCCTCGTGCTGGCCGCCGAAGTGGTGTCCACCGGCCCGATCCCGCCGTTCGCCAACACGGCGATGGACGGCTACGCCGTGCGCGCGCAGAGCACCGTGGGCGCCACCGACGACGCGCCTGCTCGGCTCCGGGTTGTCGGCGAGCTGCCGGCGGGACGCGCGCCCACGATCGCTGTGGGTGACGGCGAGGCGATCCGCATCATGACCGGCGCGCCCATGCCCGACGGTGCCGACGCGGTCGTCATGGTGGAGCGCACGCAACGCGACGGTGACGACGCCGTGCTCGTGTACCAGGAAGCGACAGCAGGCGACCACGTGCGCCGCGCCGGCGGCGACGTCGAGCCCGGCGAGGTCGTCTTCCGGCCCGGCACCCAGCTCGGCCCGGCGCACCTCGGGGTACTCGCGAGCATCGACGTCGGTCGCGTGCAGGTGTTCCCCCGCGCACGGGTGGGCGTGCTCTCCACCGGCGACGAGCTCGTGGGGTCGGGCGCGCTCCGCCCCGGCAAGATCCGCGACGCCAACCGGCCGATGCTGCTCGCCCTCCTCGATCGCGCGGGTGTCGAAGCCGTCAACCTGGGCATCGCGCGCGACGACGAGGCCGCGATGACCGCGACGCTCGAGGACGCGCTGACGCGCTGCGACGCGGTCATTACGAGCGGCGGCGTGTCCGTGGGCGACTACGACTACATGAGCGCCGCGCTCGAGCGCATCGCCGCCGACGATCCCGACGACCGCGCGTGTGTCAGCTGGTACCAGGTGGCGATCCGTCCGGCAAAGCCGCTGTGCTTCGCGTTCGTGCGCGGCCGACCGGTGTTCGGGCTACCGGGCAATCCGGTGTCGTCGCTCGTGAGCTTCGAGCTCTTCGCGCGTCCCGCGCTGCTCGCCATGATGGGTCGCACCGCTCCCTTCCGCGCCGAGGTCATCGCGCGCGCGGAGCACGCGTTCGCGCGCAAGTTCGACGGCAAGCTGCACCTCGACCGTGTGCGCGTGCGGGTGGAGGACGGCCGCTATGTCGTGGCGAGCGTCGGGAAGCAGGAGAGCAACGCGCTCGCCGCCACCGCGTTGGCCGACGGGCTCGTGCTCCTGCCCGACGGCGACGGCGTCGGTGAGGGCGACGAAGTCACGGTGATGCTGCTCGACTGA
- the galU gene encoding UTP--glucose-1-phosphate uridylyltransferase GalU: MTKQPVTKAVIPAAGLGTRFLPVTKSQPKEMLPVVDKPSIQYVVEEAVMAGLRNILIITGRGKHAIEDHFDRNVELEHYLEQSAKLDQLADVQIVNDIADIHYIRQRDPLGLGHAVSVAREHVGDEPFAVLLGDDIMVDDARLLRSMLDVHAREHASVLALLEVTPDEIASLGCAEVDIVGDSLGRVRSIVEKPKPDEAPSNLAVIGRYVFTPSIFDALDRIEPGVNGEYQLTDAIGLLLGSEAVFGQIFSEGRYDIGKVMGFLQANVELALERDDLGPDLARYLVELVRKRGLA, translated from the coding sequence GTGACCAAGCAGCCGGTGACGAAAGCGGTGATTCCAGCGGCGGGGCTCGGCACGCGGTTTCTCCCCGTCACCAAGAGTCAGCCCAAGGAGATGCTCCCGGTCGTCGACAAGCCGTCGATCCAGTACGTGGTGGAGGAAGCCGTAATGGCCGGCCTCCGCAACATCCTCATCATCACCGGCCGGGGGAAGCACGCGATCGAGGACCACTTCGACCGCAATGTCGAGCTCGAGCACTACCTCGAGCAGTCCGCAAAGCTCGACCAGCTCGCCGACGTGCAGATCGTCAACGACATCGCCGACATCCACTACATCCGACAGCGCGATCCACTCGGCCTCGGTCACGCGGTGTCGGTGGCGCGCGAACACGTCGGCGACGAACCGTTCGCGGTGCTGCTCGGCGACGACATCATGGTCGACGATGCGCGCCTGCTCCGGTCGATGCTCGACGTGCACGCGCGCGAACACGCGTCGGTGCTCGCGCTCCTCGAGGTCACGCCCGACGAGATTGCGTCGCTCGGGTGCGCGGAAGTCGACATCGTCGGCGACTCGCTCGGGCGGGTGCGGTCGATCGTCGAGAAGCCGAAGCCGGACGAGGCGCCGTCGAACCTCGCGGTGATCGGCCGCTACGTGTTCACCCCGTCGATCTTCGATGCGCTCGACCGCATCGAACCCGGGGTGAACGGCGAGTACCAGCTCACGGACGCGATCGGGCTCTTGCTCGGTTCGGAAGCGGTGTTCGGACAGATCTTCTCGGAGGGCCGCTACGACATCGGGAAGGTCATGGGCTTCCTCCAGGCTAACGTCGAGCTCGCGCTCGAGCGTGACGACCTCGGACCTGACCTCGCCCGGTACCTGGTCGAGCTCGTCCGGAAGCGCGGCCTCGCGTGA
- a CDS encoding hotdog domain-containing protein has product MPPRPGLSATAELVVAEDDTALALSTGDVPVLATPRVVRLAEQASVRAIDGTLAEGTTSVGYRVQLDHLAPTAVGGKVRAEATLEMIEGRRLTFRVSVSDGHGLVAAGRITRVIVERARFLEKATGA; this is encoded by the coding sequence ATGCCGCCTCGCCCCGGTTTGTCCGCAACTGCAGAGCTCGTCGTTGCCGAGGACGACACCGCGCTCGCGCTGTCCACCGGTGACGTCCCCGTGCTCGCGACGCCGCGAGTGGTTCGACTCGCAGAGCAGGCCTCGGTGCGGGCCATCGACGGCACGCTCGCGGAGGGCACCACGAGCGTGGGGTACCGCGTGCAACTCGACCACCTCGCGCCCACTGCGGTGGGGGGCAAGGTGCGCGCCGAAGCGACCCTCGAGATGATCGAGGGCCGCAGGCTCACGTTTCGAGTGTCGGTGAGCGACGGCCACGGGCTGGTCGCGGCGGGACGCATCACGAGAGTGATCGTCGAACGGGCGCGCTTCCTGGAGAAGGCCACGGGCGCCTGA